Proteins encoded together in one Amblyomma americanum isolate KBUSLIRL-KWMA chromosome 1, ASM5285725v1, whole genome shotgun sequence window:
- the LOC144097563 gene encoding uncharacterized protein LOC144097563 has product MEGTPEGNDGLGACRADSQRSLSCFSVDENVLHVLWDEEIRMEELLGFSFEHIDKLAARRGKTVTMEEKERLWDYVERMRSEQDEWVTKDSVSWDEVDARYALRTKSFR; this is encoded by the exons ATGGAAGGAACGCCGGAAGGAAACGACGGGCTTGGAGCATGCCGTGCCGATTCTCAGCGGTCGCTGTCATGCTTCAGTGTCGACGAGAACGTTCTGCACGTTCTTTGGG ACGAAGAAATCCGCATGGAAGAACTGCTTGGTTTCTCCTTCGAGCACATCGACAAATTGGCTGCTCGTCGGGGCAAGACCGTGACGATGGAAGAAAAGGAGCGCCTATGGGACTACGTAGAGCGTATGCGG AGCGAGCAAGATGAATGGGTGACTAAAGACTCCGTGTCCTGGGACGAGGTCGACGCCCGCTACGCGCTTCGGACCAAGTCATTTCGCTGA